Proteins found in one Corynebacterium sanguinis genomic segment:
- the rsmI gene encoding 16S rRNA (cytidine(1402)-2'-O)-methyltransferase, with protein MSESESTVPATGIVLAATPLGNISDASARLVEALGAADVIAAEDTRRTRQLAAALGVELAAKVVSNFDHNEKLRVDELIDAARTRMVLVVTDAGMPLVSDPGHVVVSAAHDAGVNVTCVPGPSAVTTALALSGLNVGHFIFDGFAPRKSGPRRAWLETLKDQHRAVCFFESPHRIGATLADAADVLGGDRRAAVCRELTKTYEEVKRASLSELAQWAAEGLRGEITVVIEGGAPAARNATDLVDAVRARVDAGERLKDVVKDIARAHGVKAGDLYDEALTQRDLG; from the coding sequence ATGAGCGAGAGCGAATCCACCGTCCCCGCCACCGGCATCGTGCTCGCGGCCACCCCACTGGGCAACATCAGCGACGCCTCGGCCCGCCTCGTCGAGGCGCTGGGCGCCGCCGACGTGATCGCGGCGGAGGACACCCGCCGCACCCGCCAGCTCGCGGCGGCGCTGGGGGTCGAGCTCGCGGCCAAGGTGGTGTCGAACTTCGACCACAACGAAAAGCTTCGCGTCGACGAGCTTATCGACGCCGCCCGCACCCGCATGGTCCTCGTCGTCACGGACGCCGGGATGCCGCTGGTCTCCGACCCTGGCCACGTGGTCGTCTCCGCCGCGCACGATGCCGGCGTGAACGTCACCTGCGTGCCGGGGCCGTCCGCGGTGACCACGGCGCTCGCGCTATCCGGGCTGAACGTGGGCCACTTCATCTTCGACGGTTTCGCACCCCGCAAGTCCGGCCCGCGCCGCGCATGGCTTGAAACGCTAAAAGACCAGCACCGCGCCGTGTGCTTCTTCGAGTCTCCGCACCGCATCGGCGCCACGCTTGCCGACGCCGCTGACGTGCTCGGGGGCGACCGGCGCGCCGCGGTGTGCCGCGAGCTGACGAAGACTTACGAGGAGGTGAAAAGGGCGTCGTTAAGCGAGCTCGCCCAGTGGGCGGCCGAGGGGCTGCGCGGCGAGATCACCGTGGTCATTGAGGGCGGCGCGCCCGCAGCGCGGAACGCAACCGACCTGGTCGATGCCGTCAGGGCGCGCGTCGATGCTGGTGAAAGGCTCAAAGACGTGGTGAAAGACATCGCGCGCGCCCACGGCGTGAAGGCTGGGGATCTGTACGACGAGGCCCTCACACAGCGCGATCTCGGTTAA
- a CDS encoding dolichyl-phosphate-mannose--protein mannosyltransferase yields MGTKGNIPGVTTAISPKRVAPSPPVTIPWARRDTVALAIVAGLALLTRLIGLTQPTAGGTPIFDEKHYVPQAWDMVRSFSNPVLGGIESNPAYGLVVHPPLGKQLLAIGEFLFGYTPLGWRIMPALFGVGTVVFTLLLCRRLTQSTALGFVAGLIAVFDGVLLVTAKFGMLDVFQVFFIVAAAWTLAGDMREAHARMHHAQITGNFGPRLGFRWWRFATGVLLGLALSVKWSGLYYIAFFGLLSAFWDLWLRRRYGVAKPVVGTLLRDVPAALASLVVVPALLYIFSWRAWFASETSVYRHAAVDGTISGSDWPWLGALPDAVASWLYYHLSVADFHASLTSSSGHSHPWDSKPWAWLVGARPILYYSATDIDCGFTTCREMIFLFGTPAIWWLTVPVLLWSAWVWLTRRDARVIVPLIAFAAGFVPWLAAFDRQMYFFYAAALAPFICVLLTIAVGYVARLGTAVPLKWVRKLAGYPVTTGQLAVIVYLALVVGMFIYFAPILYGIRIPDFYYALIMWLPSWR; encoded by the coding sequence ATGGGGACCAAGGGTAATATCCCCGGGGTGACTACGGCCATCTCCCCCAAACGAGTTGCCCCGAGCCCGCCGGTAACCATCCCGTGGGCCAGGCGCGACACCGTGGCGCTGGCTATCGTGGCAGGGCTCGCGCTGTTGACCCGGCTCATCGGGCTGACCCAGCCCACCGCCGGCGGCACCCCCATCTTCGACGAGAAGCACTACGTCCCGCAGGCGTGGGACATGGTGCGCTCGTTTTCCAACCCGGTGCTCGGCGGGATCGAGTCGAACCCCGCCTACGGCCTGGTCGTGCACCCGCCGCTGGGCAAGCAGCTTTTGGCCATTGGCGAGTTCCTCTTCGGCTACACCCCACTCGGTTGGCGGATCATGCCCGCGCTCTTTGGCGTCGGGACCGTGGTGTTCACCCTGTTGCTGTGCCGCCGGCTGACCCAATCGACGGCGTTGGGGTTTGTGGCCGGGCTCATTGCCGTGTTCGACGGCGTGTTGCTGGTGACTGCGAAGTTCGGCATGCTCGACGTCTTCCAGGTGTTTTTCATCGTCGCCGCGGCCTGGACGCTGGCCGGCGATATGCGCGAGGCCCACGCGCGCATGCACCACGCGCAGATTACGGGCAATTTCGGCCCTCGCCTTGGGTTTCGCTGGTGGCGCTTCGCCACCGGCGTGCTTTTGGGCTTAGCACTGTCCGTGAAGTGGTCGGGGCTGTACTACATCGCGTTTTTCGGCCTGCTCTCCGCTTTCTGGGACCTGTGGCTGCGCCGCCGTTACGGGGTTGCCAAGCCCGTCGTGGGCACGCTGCTTCGCGACGTCCCGGCCGCGCTTGCCTCCCTCGTGGTGGTCCCGGCGCTGCTCTACATCTTCTCCTGGCGCGCCTGGTTCGCATCCGAAACATCCGTTTACCGCCACGCCGCTGTCGATGGGACGATCTCCGGCTCGGACTGGCCCTGGCTCGGAGCGCTGCCGGACGCTGTAGCGAGCTGGCTGTACTACCACCTCTCGGTGGCGGACTTCCACGCCAGTTTGACGTCGTCAAGCGGGCACTCGCACCCCTGGGACTCCAAGCCATGGGCGTGGCTCGTCGGCGCGCGCCCGATCCTGTACTACTCGGCGACCGACATTGACTGCGGGTTCACGACCTGCCGCGAGATGATCTTCCTCTTCGGTACTCCCGCGATCTGGTGGCTGACGGTGCCGGTGCTGCTGTGGTCTGCGTGGGTGTGGCTGACGCGCCGAGACGCCCGAGTCATCGTGCCGCTCATCGCGTTCGCGGCCGGATTTGTGCCTTGGCTGGCCGCGTTCGACCGTCAGATGTACTTCTTCTACGCTGCCGCGCTCGCGCCGTTTATCTGCGTGCTGCTCACCATCGCCGTCGGCTACGTGGCGCGGCTTGGCACCGCCGTGCCGCTGAAGTGGGTGCGCAAGCTCGCGGGATACCCCGTGACCACCGGCCAGCTCGCCGTGATTGTGTACCTGGCGCTGGTGGTCGGGATGTTCATCTACTTCGCGCCGATCCTCTACGGCATCCGCATCCCGGACTTCTACTACGCGTTGATTATGTGGTTGCCGAGCTGGCGGTAG
- a CDS encoding zf-HC2 domain-containing protein has protein sequence MLSHDQVRAALSARVDGESSGLDDAVVDAHVAECAECSAYYQRILSLSRNLRFAEIGGGMAPPENLSTVILAGVEGEWRKLSQRRMVLLTLCRVALVAAALVWLAWAVMHLVNGGESGTASVRLGVATALAYTAARPAQIPGIALVVGTMFTFTLGFVVRDAVLDTGSGVAPHVLILLPTLIALLGTLAVDRGPQLRRAWRSLGADPT, from the coding sequence GTGCTTAGCCACGACCAGGTGCGCGCCGCGCTCTCCGCCCGCGTCGACGGGGAATCGAGCGGGCTTGACGACGCCGTCGTCGACGCCCACGTCGCCGAGTGCGCCGAGTGCAGCGCCTACTACCAGCGGATTCTCTCCCTGTCTCGCAACCTGCGCTTCGCCGAGATTGGCGGCGGGATGGCGCCACCGGAAAACCTCTCCACGGTGATCCTCGCCGGTGTCGAGGGCGAGTGGCGCAAGCTGTCGCAGCGGCGCATGGTGCTGCTGACCCTGTGCCGTGTTGCGCTTGTCGCGGCGGCGCTGGTGTGGCTGGCGTGGGCAGTGATGCACCTTGTCAATGGAGGAGAGTCGGGCACGGCATCGGTGCGCCTCGGCGTGGCCACCGCGCTCGCCTACACCGCGGCGCGCCCGGCCCAGATCCCCGGCATCGCGCTGGTGGTGGGCACCATGTTTACCTTCACTCTGGGTTTTGTGGTGCGCGACGCAGTGCTCGATACCGGTTCGGGCGTGGCGCCCCACGTTCTGATCCTGCTGCCGACCCTCATCGCGCTGCTGGGTACCCTCGCCGTGGATCGCGGGCCGCAGCTGCGCCGGGCGTGGCGGTCGCTGGGTGCGGATCCGACGTAG
- a CDS encoding DoxX family protein: MNRPAVRDFALLVLRFVLGAVFVAHGYRRWFETGMARSAAQFAEWGVPQPKLSAYLAGSVELIGGALLVIGLLTTLVAGVLALLAAAAAYFVHLDHGFFAEAGGVEYPVVLASALFIVVVFGAGRASLDGVLARA, translated from the coding sequence ATGAACAGGCCCGCGGTTCGCGACTTCGCGCTTTTGGTGTTGCGTTTTGTCCTCGGCGCCGTTTTCGTCGCCCACGGTTACCGCCGCTGGTTTGAAACGGGCATGGCGCGCTCGGCCGCGCAATTCGCCGAATGGGGCGTGCCCCAGCCTAAGCTCAGCGCCTACCTCGCCGGGTCCGTCGAGCTCATCGGCGGTGCGCTGCTGGTTATCGGTCTGCTGACCACGTTGGTCGCGGGTGTGTTGGCGCTGCTCGCCGCGGCGGCCGCCTACTTTGTCCACCTTGACCACGGGTTCTTCGCCGAGGCCGGCGGGGTGGAGTACCCGGTGGTGCTCGCGAGCGCGCTGTTTATCGTGGTCGTCTTCGGCGCCGGGCGCGCCAGCCTCGACGGGGTGTTAGCTCGTGCTTAG
- a CDS encoding thiamine pyrophosphate-dependent enzyme, giving the protein MHVGAAIAQSLEAHHVSHVFMVPGESFLAVLDGMHDSSIASVVCRHEGGAAYAAEAHGKATGRAGVAMVTRGPGAANAKIGVYTAWQDEVPLILFVGLVPVKDRYRESFQEFDINVWFGDITKGVFVVDDAQRASRVVANAFHLAQSGRRGPVVVGLPEDVLLEEFTGEIAGPMATAQGAVADHDIAIITEALRGARAPLIFEGGQGWTQQACDAVQSFAERYSIPVVNDMRSTDRINFDSPANAGWLGTARNEETARLLEEADVLLCIGAKLWDKPTDNFTLRQSLDAVNIVVNSDAGLKGSSGALTHHVLADPHAFAQVIDEIALDSKPDTTQWFAKARNIHAEFSAIPAPGERFANLPEGAVDFYHVLEQVTARLDDTALTAFGAGNHCFWPQRFFPTRRFPSMLAPRLGSMGYSVAAGLAAKLALPERTVVVFAGDGELLMNGQEIVTAVRYEAPMLIVVVDNQQYGTIRAHQEKHFPGRVEGTQLSNPDFAAWSQAMGAWAETVSRDDEVDGAVQRAFAALDDAHVAVLHVIVDQDHATPEGSAQA; this is encoded by the coding sequence ATGCATGTCGGAGCGGCCATCGCACAGTCCCTTGAAGCACACCACGTCTCGCACGTGTTTATGGTCCCCGGGGAGAGTTTCCTCGCGGTGCTCGACGGGATGCACGACAGCTCCATCGCCTCCGTCGTGTGCCGCCACGAGGGCGGCGCCGCCTACGCCGCCGAGGCGCACGGCAAGGCCACCGGCCGCGCGGGCGTGGCCATGGTCACCCGCGGCCCCGGCGCGGCGAACGCTAAGATTGGCGTCTACACGGCGTGGCAGGACGAGGTCCCCCTCATTCTTTTCGTCGGCCTCGTGCCGGTGAAGGACCGCTACCGGGAGTCGTTCCAAGAGTTCGACATCAACGTGTGGTTCGGCGACATCACCAAGGGCGTGTTCGTCGTCGACGACGCGCAGCGCGCCAGCCGTGTCGTCGCCAACGCGTTCCACCTCGCCCAGTCGGGTCGGCGCGGCCCGGTCGTCGTCGGCCTGCCCGAGGACGTGCTGCTCGAGGAGTTCACCGGGGAGATCGCGGGGCCGATGGCTACCGCGCAGGGCGCGGTGGCGGACCACGACATCGCGATCATCACCGAAGCACTACGCGGCGCCCGCGCCCCGCTCATCTTCGAAGGCGGCCAGGGCTGGACCCAGCAGGCCTGCGACGCGGTGCAGAGCTTCGCCGAGCGCTACTCCATCCCCGTGGTCAACGACATGCGCTCGACCGACCGCATCAACTTCGACTCCCCCGCCAACGCGGGATGGCTGGGTACCGCCCGCAACGAGGAGACGGCGCGGTTGCTGGAGGAGGCCGACGTGCTGCTGTGCATCGGCGCGAAGCTGTGGGACAAGCCCACCGACAACTTCACGCTGCGCCAGTCCCTCGATGCGGTCAACATCGTGGTCAACTCCGACGCCGGACTTAAGGGCTCCTCCGGGGCGCTGACCCACCACGTCCTCGCCGACCCGCACGCTTTTGCCCAGGTGATCGACGAGATCGCGCTAGATTCCAAGCCGGACACCACTCAATGGTTCGCCAAAGCCCGCAATATTCACGCCGAGTTTTCCGCCATCCCCGCCCCGGGGGAGCGTTTCGCCAACCTGCCCGAGGGCGCGGTGGATTTCTACCACGTCCTCGAGCAGGTCACGGCCCGACTCGACGACACCGCGCTCACTGCGTTCGGCGCCGGTAACCACTGCTTCTGGCCGCAGCGCTTCTTCCCCACGCGGCGCTTCCCCTCTATGCTTGCCCCGCGCCTGGGCTCCATGGGCTACTCCGTCGCCGCTGGTTTGGCCGCGAAGCTCGCGCTGCCGGAGAGGACCGTGGTGGTCTTCGCGGGCGACGGGGAGCTGCTGATGAACGGCCAAGAGATCGTCACCGCGGTGCGCTACGAGGCTCCGATGCTGATTGTGGTGGTGGACAACCAGCAGTACGGCACGATCCGCGCTCATCAGGAGAAGCACTTCCCGGGCCGGGTGGAGGGCACACAGCTATCCAACCCGGACTTCGCCGCGTGGTCCCAGGCGATGGGTGCGTGGGCGGAGACGGTCAGCCGCGACGACGAAGTCGACGGTGCCGTGCAGCGCGCGTTCGCCGCGCTTGACGACGCCCACGTCGCCGTCCTGCACGTCATCGTCGACCAGGACCACGCCACCCCGGAAGGCAGCGCCCAGGCCTAG
- a CDS encoding cation transporter: MRRAVLIVALLNLAYFVVEIVAAAALGSAALLADSVDFLEDTAINLLVFVAVAWPAARRRVAAKVLAGLILLPAIAALVMVVYKVLNPVPPAPEGLTLVAAGALVVNVICALILLKVRGTGVALATGAWLAARNDALSNVLIIIAGLLTFVYATAWFDIAVGLIIAVLNLSAAKEVWEEAD, translated from the coding sequence GTGCGCCGCGCGGTCCTTATCGTCGCGCTGCTCAACCTCGCCTACTTCGTCGTCGAGATTGTCGCCGCGGCGGCGCTCGGCTCCGCGGCGTTGCTCGCCGACTCCGTCGATTTCCTGGAAGACACCGCGATCAACCTGCTGGTTTTCGTCGCGGTGGCGTGGCCGGCGGCGCGCAGGCGGGTTGCTGCGAAGGTGCTCGCCGGCCTGATCCTCCTTCCCGCCATCGCAGCACTAGTGATGGTGGTGTACAAGGTGCTCAACCCCGTGCCACCGGCCCCGGAGGGCCTCACCCTCGTTGCGGCAGGCGCGCTGGTAGTCAACGTCATCTGCGCGCTGATTTTGCTCAAGGTGCGCGGCACCGGGGTCGCTCTGGCCACCGGGGCTTGGCTCGCCGCGCGTAACGACGCCCTATCTAACGTCCTGATCATCATCGCGGGCCTGCTCACCTTCGTCTACGCCACGGCGTGGTTCGACATCGCCGTCGGTTTGATCATCGCGGTGCTCAACCTCTCGGCCGCGAAGGAGGTCTGGGAGGAAGCGGACTAG
- the glpR gene encoding gephyrin-like molybdotransferase receptor GlpR, with amino-acid sequence MGSLSLIIVLIIVVWVIVLAPIVMGNNKPIRHSGDGYDATRVLHAGGSEPVAQRRRPKLSAADVHRHDDSAVADYEVVEAEAAPLASTGGSTAISLRVDEPEQEHIDGEVVVEEEQPAPSGSTAWSVLQAEADDAGDIEQDHYEVDASYASPGDYGYADEQLVVEDEVTAAPAAEDDTEQIEDHSELTAEEIAFAQNRRGRGGWDPEREHAAREDRFKRRQRTLLGLIVADVIAVVFAFVVGGWAWVVPAITVALTVWFMVVLRSVVKQERALHARRVRQLRRARMGVVTSADSAALPRERRVPGAVIVELDDESPDFANLDYHYAAPAAVSYEYDDYHRAS; translated from the coding sequence ATGGGCAGCCTCAGCCTCATCATCGTGCTGATCATCGTCGTCTGGGTGATCGTCCTGGCCCCGATCGTCATGGGCAACAACAAGCCGATCCGCCACTCCGGCGACGGCTATGATGCCACCCGGGTGCTGCACGCCGGCGGCAGCGAGCCGGTGGCGCAGCGCCGCCGCCCCAAGCTCTCCGCCGCCGACGTGCACCGCCACGACGACTCCGCGGTGGCCGACTACGAGGTCGTCGAGGCTGAAGCGGCGCCGCTGGCCAGTACCGGTGGCTCCACCGCGATTAGCCTGCGTGTCGACGAGCCCGAGCAGGAACACATCGACGGCGAGGTTGTCGTCGAGGAGGAGCAGCCCGCCCCCTCGGGATCCACCGCGTGGTCGGTGCTTCAGGCTGAGGCGGACGATGCGGGCGACATCGAGCAGGACCACTACGAGGTCGACGCCTCCTACGCCTCCCCGGGCGACTACGGCTATGCCGACGAGCAGCTCGTTGTCGAGGACGAGGTCACGGCTGCTCCGGCAGCGGAGGACGACACCGAGCAGATCGAGGACCACTCTGAGCTCACCGCCGAGGAGATCGCGTTCGCGCAGAACCGCCGCGGCCGCGGCGGCTGGGACCCAGAGCGCGAGCACGCGGCTCGCGAGGACAGGTTCAAGCGCCGCCAGCGCACGCTGCTCGGTCTCATCGTCGCCGACGTCATCGCCGTGGTTTTCGCGTTCGTGGTCGGCGGCTGGGCCTGGGTCGTGCCGGCGATCACGGTTGCGCTGACGGTCTGGTTCATGGTGGTGCTGCGTTCCGTGGTGAAGCAGGAACGCGCCCTGCACGCGCGCCGCGTGCGCCAGCTGCGCCGCGCTCGGATGGGTGTGGTGACCTCCGCCGACTCCGCGGCGCTGCCGCGTGAGCGCCGCGTGCCCGGCGCCGTTATCGTCGAGCTTGACGACGAAAGCCCCGATTTCGCGAACCTCGACTACCACTACGCAGCACCGGCAGCCGTGAGCTACGAGTACGACGACTACCACCGCGCTAGCTAG
- a CDS encoding GNAT family N-acetyltransferase, whose amino-acid sequence MLAFLGLSSGGFHPGWPEATPAVFLPDGARLRLRELRAGDGTDWARYRVADERWLKPVEPTVPTSWAGAHTRGAWRSTYSNLRRLALDGVVVPLVIELDGRFAGQVTLGNIQHGSVSECWIGYWVHSAFMGRGLATAACALGTDHAFGRVGMHRVTATYLPDNPASGKVLVANGYRQEGYMRRNLHIDGQWRDHHFVALNADDYHSTALARLIAEGRVRRG is encoded by the coding sequence ATGCTTGCATTTCTCGGCCTCAGCTCGGGCGGGTTCCACCCCGGGTGGCCCGAAGCGACGCCCGCGGTGTTCCTCCCCGACGGTGCCCGACTGCGGCTGCGCGAGCTGCGCGCCGGCGACGGTACCGACTGGGCGCGCTACCGCGTGGCCGACGAGCGCTGGCTCAAGCCCGTCGAGCCGACCGTGCCCACCTCATGGGCGGGCGCGCACACCCGCGGTGCTTGGCGCTCCACCTACTCCAACCTGCGCCGACTCGCCCTCGACGGGGTGGTCGTGCCCCTGGTCATCGAGCTAGACGGCCGCTTTGCCGGCCAGGTCACGCTGGGCAACATCCAGCACGGCTCCGTCTCCGAATGCTGGATCGGCTACTGGGTCCACTCGGCCTTCATGGGCCGCGGCCTGGCGACGGCCGCTTGTGCGCTCGGCACCGACCACGCCTTCGGGCGCGTCGGCATGCACCGGGTCACCGCGACCTACCTGCCCGACAACCCGGCCTCGGGCAAAGTGCTTGTGGCCAACGGCTACCGCCAAGAGGGTTACATGCGCCGCAACCTGCACATCGACGGGCAGTGGCGCGACCACCACTTCGTGGCGCTCAACGCGGACGACTACCACTCCACGGCCCTGGCCCGGTTGATCGCCGAGGGCAGGGTACGGCGTGGCTGA
- the glp gene encoding gephyrin-like molybdotransferase Glp, which translates to MRSVDEQLAMVVDAAPVPEPIRVAISDALGLMCAEEVAAAAPLPGFAQAAVDGYAVRAVDVGGGVALGSGPAAVQEEGKAAERSLPVVGEVAAGSQKPLRLQPKQAVRVATGAPLPTLADAVLPLQWSDRGRKRMTPTRPVRTGDFVRRVGDDIQPGDVAVRQGSVIGPAQIGLLAAAGRNKVLVYPRPRVTVMAYGLELVDIERSPGLGQVYDVASYAVAAAAIEAGATVTRAGIINAEPRRLKETVAHQASRSEMLIITGAVGGSSAAPLQEVLRELGEIDTTRVAMHPGSVQGYGLVGEERVPVFLLPTNAVSSLVIFETLIRPAIRQSLGKATPTRRSVQARSLGPINSLPGRLGLVRGRLMRDAETGDYLVQPLSGAEGAPAHLLAGFAEANALIRIPDDVTEVRPGDLVDVEFLQQR; encoded by the coding sequence ATGCGCAGCGTGGACGAGCAGTTGGCGATGGTGGTCGACGCCGCGCCTGTCCCGGAGCCCATCCGCGTCGCAATTTCGGACGCCCTCGGCCTGATGTGCGCGGAGGAAGTCGCCGCCGCGGCGCCGCTTCCCGGCTTCGCCCAGGCCGCGGTCGACGGGTACGCGGTGCGCGCCGTGGACGTCGGTGGCGGGGTAGCGCTGGGATCCGGGCCCGCCGCGGTCCAGGAGGAGGGCAAGGCGGCCGAGCGGTCGCTTCCCGTCGTCGGCGAGGTCGCCGCGGGTTCGCAGAAGCCGCTGCGCCTGCAGCCCAAGCAGGCCGTGCGCGTCGCAACCGGGGCTCCCTTGCCCACGCTTGCCGACGCCGTGCTCCCGCTGCAGTGGAGCGACCGCGGCCGCAAGCGCATGACGCCGACGCGCCCCGTGCGCACCGGCGACTTCGTGCGCCGGGTCGGCGACGACATCCAGCCCGGCGACGTCGCCGTGCGCCAGGGCTCGGTGATCGGCCCGGCGCAGATCGGCCTGCTCGCCGCCGCGGGCCGCAACAAGGTGCTGGTGTACCCGCGTCCCCGCGTCACCGTCATGGCCTACGGCCTCGAGCTCGTCGACATCGAGCGCAGCCCAGGCCTCGGCCAGGTCTACGACGTCGCCTCCTACGCGGTCGCGGCGGCAGCGATTGAGGCCGGGGCCACCGTGACCCGCGCCGGAATTATCAACGCCGAGCCGCGCAGGTTGAAGGAAACGGTCGCCCACCAGGCGTCGAGAAGCGAAATGCTCATCATCACGGGCGCTGTCGGGGGCAGCTCCGCGGCGCCGCTGCAGGAGGTGCTTCGCGAGCTCGGGGAGATCGACACCACGCGCGTGGCCATGCACCCCGGATCGGTGCAGGGCTACGGGCTGGTGGGCGAGGAGCGCGTGCCCGTGTTTTTGCTGCCGACGAACGCGGTCAGCTCGCTGGTCATCTTCGAGACGCTGATCCGCCCGGCGATCCGGCAGTCTCTGGGCAAGGCGACGCCGACGCGGCGCAGCGTCCAGGCGCGCTCGCTCGGGCCGATCAACTCGCTCCCCGGACGCCTCGGCCTCGTGCGCGGGCGGCTCATGCGTGACGCGGAAACAGGCGACTACCTGGTCCAGCCGCTCAGCGGCGCCGAGGGCGCGCCCGCGCACCTTCTCGCCGGCTTCGCGGAGGCCAACGCGCTGATCCGCATCCCTGACGACGTCACCGAGGTCCGCCCCGGCGACCTCGTCGACGTCGAGTTCCTGCAGCAGCGGTAG
- a CDS encoding UTP--glucose-1-phosphate uridylyltransferase, giving the protein MRTTSENPSPGIRTVVVPAAGMGTRFLPATKTVPKELLPVVDTPGIELIAEEAAEAGARRLAIITAPEKQEIMRHFGEFESLCETLTERGKTAQVEKVARASKLIDAVSVIQEKPLGLGHAVGCAEAALDDDEDVVAVMLPDDLVLPTGVMDKMARVRAELGGSVLCAFNVTPDEVFNYGVFDVEDIDAQHDAAFDGFAVKKVRGMVEKPAKEEAPSTLVATGRYLLDRAIFDALRRITPGKGGELQLTDAIELMIQEGHPVHVVVHEGKRHDLGNPAGYIPANVDFGLRDEKYGPALYTAIKAILREYEAEM; this is encoded by the coding sequence ATGCGGACTACCAGTGAGAACCCCTCGCCCGGAATCAGAACCGTCGTTGTGCCGGCGGCCGGCATGGGAACGAGGTTCCTGCCAGCGACGAAGACGGTGCCGAAGGAGCTGTTGCCTGTGGTGGACACGCCCGGCATCGAGCTCATCGCCGAGGAGGCCGCCGAGGCGGGAGCGAGGCGCCTGGCGATCATCACCGCCCCGGAGAAGCAGGAGATCATGCGCCACTTCGGCGAGTTTGAGTCCCTGTGCGAGACGCTCACCGAGCGCGGCAAGACCGCCCAGGTGGAAAAGGTCGCGCGCGCGTCGAAGCTGATCGACGCCGTGTCGGTGATCCAGGAGAAGCCGCTCGGCCTCGGCCACGCGGTCGGCTGCGCCGAGGCGGCGCTCGACGACGACGAGGATGTTGTGGCGGTCATGCTTCCCGACGACCTCGTTCTGCCCACCGGAGTGATGGACAAGATGGCGCGCGTGCGCGCGGAGCTCGGCGGTTCCGTGCTCTGCGCGTTCAACGTCACCCCGGACGAGGTTTTCAACTACGGAGTGTTCGACGTCGAGGACATCGACGCCCAGCACGACGCCGCGTTCGACGGGTTCGCGGTGAAGAAGGTCCGCGGCATGGTGGAAAAGCCCGCCAAGGAGGAGGCGCCGTCGACGCTCGTCGCAACGGGGCGCTACCTGCTGGACCGCGCCATCTTCGACGCGCTGCGCCGCATCACCCCCGGCAAGGGAGGCGAGCTGCAGCTCACCGACGCGATCGAGCTGATGATCCAGGAGGGCCACCCCGTCCACGTCGTGGTGCACGAGGGCAAGCGCCACGACCTGGGCAACCCGGCGGGATACATCCCCGCCAACGTCGACTTCGGTTTGCGTGACGAGAAGTACGGCCCGGCGCTCTACACCGCCATCAAGGCGATCCTGCGTGAGTACGAAGCGGAAATGTAG
- a CDS encoding 5-formyltetrahydrofolate cyclo-ligase, producing MSPKSAMRERHLAYRRHLRARPGLKRELDQAITAHAVDYLSSFGGENAAAYVPLASEPGGDGFVASLAAACRRLFLPVSLSGGVLQFSPHDHALAPGALGIAEPVGARFNSNVLRSCRVVIVPALGVGRDGMRLGKGAGYYDRALAGLDVPTVAVVYEREFVAAVPHDPHDVPVNAVITERGVRLL from the coding sequence ATGTCACCGAAGTCGGCGATGCGAGAGCGGCACCTCGCTTATCGACGCCACCTCCGCGCCCGCCCCGGCCTCAAGCGCGAGCTCGACCAGGCGATTACCGCGCACGCGGTGGACTACCTGTCGTCGTTCGGCGGGGAAAACGCCGCGGCGTACGTCCCGCTCGCCTCCGAGCCGGGGGGCGACGGCTTCGTCGCCTCCCTCGCCGCCGCGTGCCGGCGCCTCTTTCTCCCCGTCTCGTTGTCTGGCGGAGTGTTGCAGTTCTCGCCGCACGATCACGCGTTGGCCCCCGGCGCCCTGGGCATCGCGGAACCGGTCGGGGCGCGGTTCAACTCGAACGTGCTGCGCTCCTGCCGCGTCGTCATCGTGCCTGCCCTGGGCGTCGGCCGGGACGGCATGCGGCTGGGCAAGGGCGCGGGCTACTACGACCGCGCCCTGGCAGGGTTGGACGTGCCCACCGTGGCGGTGGTCTACGAGCGCGAGTTCGTCGCGGCGGTTCCGCACGACCCGCACGACGTCCCCGTCAACGCCGTGATTACCGAGCGCGGAGTGAGGCTGCTCTAA